A genomic region of Exiguobacterium oxidotolerans JCM 12280 contains the following coding sequences:
- the pnp gene encoding polyribonucleotide nucleotidyltransferase encodes MSQTKQTFSTELGGRTLTIEIGQLAKQANGAAMIRYGETAVLATVVASKQPKDLDFFPLTVNYEEKLYAAGKIPGGFLKREGRPGENAILTSRLIDRPIRPLFPEGFRHDIQVATTVLSSDADNSSEVAAMIGASIALSISDIPFDGPIAGVTIGRVDGEFIINPTASQSEASDIDLQVAGTKHAVNMVEAGAKEVPEEAMLEAILLGHDVIKELIAFQEEIVAAVGKEKFAYTVSSFDEGLVARLKTEALAEVTTAVQVEEKQARDVAINEVISKYIDLYAADESVTEAQLAEVSGVLNKFVKAEVRRLITEDKVRPDGRGLAEIRPLDSEIGLLPRAHGSGLFTRGQTQVLSVATLGVAGDAQIIDGLGLKEEKRFMHHYNFPPFSVGEARPMRAPGRREIGHGALGERALQPVLPSETDFPYTIRLVSEVLESNGSSSQASICGSILAMMDAGVPLKAPVAGIAMGLIKEGENYSILTDIQGMEDHLGDMDFKVAGTKDGVTALQMDMKIGGITRQILEEALEQARLGRLHILEHMNSIIAEPRVELSKYAPKIVTLKINPDKIRDVIGPGGKVINAIIDETGVKIDIDQDGTVFIASTDQDGINRARQLVEDIVREVVIGEEFDGTVRRIEKFGAFVELFKGKDALVHISELALDRVGQTEDVVKLGDKLKVRVTEVDDKGRVNASHKILLVEGMSAEDRAAYDEKKKTERDNRPPRRDTGSRPPRDGQRPPRRN; translated from the coding sequence ATGTCACAAACAAAACAGACGTTTTCGACCGAACTCGGTGGACGTACTTTAACAATTGAAATCGGTCAACTGGCCAAACAAGCGAACGGGGCAGCGATGATTCGCTATGGCGAGACAGCCGTCCTCGCAACAGTCGTTGCGTCGAAGCAACCGAAAGACTTGGATTTCTTCCCATTAACAGTGAACTATGAAGAAAAATTATACGCAGCAGGTAAAATTCCAGGAGGCTTTTTAAAACGTGAAGGTCGTCCTGGAGAAAACGCGATTTTAACATCGCGATTAATTGACCGCCCGATTCGTCCACTCTTCCCAGAAGGATTCCGTCATGACATTCAAGTCGCGACGACAGTTCTTTCTTCAGATGCGGACAACTCGTCAGAAGTCGCAGCGATGATTGGTGCTTCGATTGCCCTTTCCATCTCGGATATTCCGTTTGACGGTCCAATCGCTGGTGTGACGATTGGTCGCGTTGATGGAGAGTTCATCATCAACCCAACGGCAAGTCAGTCGGAAGCAAGCGATATCGATTTACAAGTCGCAGGGACAAAACATGCCGTCAACATGGTCGAAGCCGGTGCGAAGGAAGTACCGGAAGAAGCGATGCTCGAAGCGATTCTTCTCGGACATGACGTCATCAAAGAATTGATTGCGTTCCAAGAGGAAATCGTTGCTGCCGTCGGGAAAGAGAAATTTGCCTACACGGTGTCATCATTTGATGAAGGACTTGTTGCGCGTCTGAAGACGGAAGCATTAGCAGAAGTTACGACAGCGGTTCAAGTCGAAGAAAAACAAGCGCGTGACGTCGCGATCAACGAAGTCATCTCAAAATATATTGATCTTTACGCAGCCGACGAGTCAGTCACGGAAGCACAACTTGCTGAAGTTTCTGGTGTATTGAATAAGTTCGTCAAAGCGGAAGTTCGTCGTCTCATCACAGAAGATAAAGTCCGTCCGGATGGTCGTGGACTTGCTGAAATTCGTCCGCTCGACTCAGAAATCGGTCTCTTGCCACGTGCTCACGGTTCTGGACTCTTTACACGTGGTCAAACACAGGTCTTGTCTGTCGCGACGCTTGGTGTCGCTGGAGACGCACAAATCATCGATGGACTTGGTTTGAAAGAAGAAAAACGTTTCATGCACCATTACAACTTCCCGCCGTTCTCAGTCGGAGAAGCGCGTCCAATGCGTGCACCAGGTCGTCGTGAAATTGGTCACGGAGCACTTGGAGAGCGTGCCTTACAGCCTGTCTTGCCATCAGAAACAGATTTCCCATATACGATTCGTCTCGTCTCGGAAGTGCTTGAATCAAATGGATCTTCTTCACAAGCCTCAATCTGTGGATCAATCCTCGCGATGATGGATGCCGGTGTCCCGCTTAAAGCACCAGTTGCAGGAATCGCGATGGGATTAATTAAAGAAGGCGAAAATTATTCAATCTTAACAGACATTCAAGGGATGGAAGATCACCTCGGAGACATGGACTTTAAAGTCGCAGGAACAAAAGATGGTGTAACTGCTTTACAAATGGATATGAAGATTGGTGGCATCACGCGTCAAATTCTTGAAGAGGCACTCGAACAAGCACGTCTTGGTCGTTTGCACATTCTTGAACACATGAATTCGATCATTGCAGAACCACGTGTCGAATTGTCGAAATATGCACCGAAAATCGTTACCCTCAAAATCAATCCGGATAAAATCCGTGATGTGATTGGACCCGGCGGTAAAGTCATCAATGCGATCATCGATGAAACAGGCGTCAAGATTGATATCGACCAAGATGGTACGGTCTTTATCGCATCGACAGATCAAGATGGCATTAATCGTGCACGTCAACTCGTCGAGGACATCGTTCGTGAAGTCGTCATCGGTGAAGAGTTTGACGGGACAGTCCGCCGGATTGAGAAATTCGGAGCGTTCGTTGAGTTGTTCAAAGGAAAAGATGCACTCGTCCACATCTCTGAACTTGCACTTGATCGTGTCGGTCAAACGGAAGATGTCGTCAAACTCGGCGACAAACTGAAAGTTCGTGTCACAGAAGTCGATGATAAAGGCCGTGTCAACGCCTCGCATAAAATTCTTCTTGTTGAAGGAATGAGTGCGGAAGACCGTGCAGCATACGATGAAAAGAAAAAAACAGAGCGTGACAACCGCCCGCCACGTCGGGATACAGGATCTCGCCCACCACGTGACGGACAACGTCCACCACGTCGTAACTAA
- the rpsO gene encoding 30S ribosomal protein S15, which yields MALTKERKNEIIEAYATKQGDTGSPEVQVAVLTEQITTLNDHLRTHKKDHHSRRGLLKMVGRRRNLLTYLRNKDVARYRSLIERLGLRR from the coding sequence ATGGCACTCACTAAAGAACGTAAAAACGAAATTATCGAAGCTTATGCTACGAAACAAGGCGATACTGGTTCGCCGGAAGTACAAGTTGCTGTTTTAACTGAACAGATCACAACTTTGAACGATCACTTACGTACACACAAAAAGGATCACCACTCACGTCGTGGTCTCTTGAAAATGGTCGGTCGTCGCCGTAACTTGCTCACATACCTTCGTAACAAGGATGTTGCTCGTTACCGTTCATTGATCGAGCGTCTTGGTCTTCGTCGCTAA
- a CDS encoding bifunctional riboflavin kinase/FAD synthetase has product MEIIHLTYPEKPVAESGVIALGFFDGVHLGHQHVLQTAIDKGKELKLPVTVMTFDPHPKQVLGKSDDQIRYITPLDRKLEKMADLGIDRAYVIEFTIAFSELSPQEFVDTYLIAAGAKHIVAGFDYSYGRFGAGKMATLDFHSRGQFTHTTVAEQQADDEKVSSTRIRKLLAAGEVEAAASLLGEPYQIKGTVIHGDARGRQIGFPTANIRPEFAYVIPKLGVYATLVHLEDGRTFPAMTNIGRRPTFYETGEVSVETHLLQFDEDLYGQELKLEWIAYLRDERAFDGIESLKAQLAQDKIEAARRLNV; this is encoded by the coding sequence ATGGAAATCATTCATTTAACATATCCGGAAAAACCGGTGGCGGAGTCGGGAGTCATTGCACTTGGATTCTTTGATGGGGTTCACCTAGGGCATCAACATGTCTTGCAAACGGCAATCGACAAAGGGAAAGAACTCAAACTTCCTGTTACCGTGATGACGTTTGATCCCCACCCGAAGCAGGTCCTCGGAAAAAGTGACGATCAAATCCGTTACATCACCCCGCTTGATCGAAAGCTCGAGAAGATGGCGGACCTCGGAATCGATCGGGCTTACGTGATTGAGTTCACGATTGCGTTTTCCGAGTTGTCCCCGCAAGAGTTTGTCGATACGTACTTGATTGCGGCGGGTGCGAAACATATCGTTGCCGGATTTGACTATTCGTACGGACGATTTGGAGCTGGAAAGATGGCGACACTCGATTTCCATAGTCGCGGTCAATTCACACATACGACCGTCGCTGAACAGCAAGCAGATGATGAAAAAGTCAGTTCAACGCGGATTCGGAAACTATTAGCGGCTGGTGAAGTCGAAGCGGCAGCAAGTTTACTCGGAGAACCGTATCAAATTAAAGGGACAGTCATTCATGGAGATGCACGAGGAAGACAAATCGGTTTTCCGACTGCTAATATCCGTCCGGAGTTTGCGTATGTCATCCCGAAACTTGGTGTATACGCGACACTTGTCCATTTAGAAGATGGACGGACATTCCCCGCGATGACGAACATCGGACGGAGACCGACCTTTTACGAAACAGGAGAAGTCAGTGTGGAAACTCACTTACTTCAGTTCGACGAAGACTTATACGGTCAAGAATTAAAACTTGAGTGGATTGCCTATTTACGTGACGAGCGAGCATTTGACGGGATTGAGAGCTTAAAAGCACAACTGGCTCAAGATAAAATCGAAGCCGCGCGCCGTTTAAACGTTTGA
- a CDS encoding M15 family metallopeptidase, translating into MKRGTIFAWILFLFAMFAVGLFLAASTNRLPSVLLDQPDLGIDSCPRDVAGENRLINASRDNLKQLHPAVEAGAEDLIRISHSCYDIDIRITQGYRTKKQQDALYAQGRSTSGDIVTNARGGESMHNYGLAIDFVQMIDGGISYDIDYDGNQSGKSDWREVADVGKALGFEWGGDWKRFVDYPHFEMNFNYSLSELKSGARPSKQEKANRTEEIEHLLES; encoded by the coding sequence ATGAAGAGAGGGACAATCTTTGCCTGGATCTTGTTTTTATTTGCGATGTTCGCGGTCGGGTTGTTTCTTGCCGCTTCAACAAATCGTTTACCGTCTGTTCTACTAGACCAACCAGATTTAGGAATTGACAGCTGTCCCCGGGATGTAGCAGGGGAGAACCGTTTGATTAACGCTAGTCGAGACAACCTCAAACAGCTCCACCCAGCCGTCGAGGCAGGGGCAGAGGACTTGATTCGAATTAGCCACTCTTGCTACGATATCGACATTCGAATCACGCAAGGTTATCGGACAAAAAAACAACAGGATGCCCTCTATGCACAAGGTCGTTCAACGTCTGGTGACATCGTAACAAATGCGCGTGGCGGGGAATCAATGCATAACTACGGTCTAGCGATCGACTTCGTACAAATGATTGATGGTGGGATTTCATATGACATTGACTACGATGGCAATCAATCAGGCAAGAGTGATTGGCGAGAGGTCGCCGATGTCGGTAAAGCCCTTGGATTTGAGTGGGGTGGCGACTGGAAGCGTTTTGTTGATTATCCGCATTTTGAGATGAATTTCAATTATTCTTTAAGTGAATTGAAGTCCGGTGCACGACCGAGTAAGCAAGAAAAGGCCAATCGAACTGAGGAAATCGAGCACTTGCTTGAATCTTGA
- a CDS encoding lipid II:glycine glycyltransferase FemX: MNYQPLELTTERFEAFVKTHPKGDLLQLPAWGDVKQATGWTHQRIAVGTPDGQPIGVALLLFKQVPKLPFTLCYAPRGFVVDYANKEAVTALRDLAIKVAKQHKAIAIKLDPNIDRDEDPTLLTEMMALGFKHNGFGGGFDHAQPRFTMETSLEGTEKEIFDRFHSKFRYNVRLAERKGIVCYEASREELKTFAKLMVETGERDGFSIRGLDYFENLYDHLRPNGDAALFLTKLDAAKALESTEALLLQADRELAKIHRQLEKETTEKKIKSLNNRLEQTTAQIDKAEKSKTELMAIAAKHPDGVILSGGLLTLAGRRSYYLYGASSNEYREFMPNHLMQWTMMQYAKAHGAVSYDFGGVSGSTDPDDHYAGLYAFKSGWGSTMIEKIGEFDYVLNKPLYLVLETGLPILKRLRKKFRR; this comes from the coding sequence GTGAATTATCAACCACTTGAATTAACGACAGAACGATTTGAAGCGTTTGTTAAAACACATCCAAAAGGGGACTTATTACAGTTACCGGCATGGGGAGACGTCAAACAGGCGACAGGATGGACCCATCAGCGGATTGCTGTTGGAACGCCGGACGGTCAACCAATCGGTGTCGCTTTACTCTTATTTAAGCAAGTACCGAAACTACCGTTTACGTTATGTTACGCACCACGCGGATTTGTCGTCGATTATGCAAATAAAGAAGCCGTCACAGCACTGCGTGATCTCGCGATTAAGGTGGCAAAACAACATAAAGCCATCGCCATCAAACTGGATCCGAACATTGATCGTGATGAAGACCCGACACTGCTGACAGAAATGATGGCCCTCGGATTTAAGCATAATGGTTTTGGTGGCGGCTTCGATCATGCGCAACCGCGTTTTACGATGGAGACGAGCCTTGAAGGAACAGAGAAAGAAATCTTTGATCGGTTTCATTCAAAGTTTCGCTACAACGTCCGACTAGCTGAACGAAAAGGAATTGTTTGCTATGAAGCGAGTCGTGAAGAACTGAAAACGTTCGCGAAGTTGATGGTCGAAACGGGCGAACGGGACGGGTTCTCGATCCGTGGTCTTGACTACTTCGAGAATCTCTATGATCATTTGCGTCCGAACGGGGATGCGGCACTCTTTTTAACAAAACTTGATGCGGCGAAGGCACTTGAAAGCACGGAAGCATTATTGTTACAAGCTGATCGTGAATTAGCAAAAATCCACCGACAGCTTGAAAAAGAGACGACGGAGAAAAAAATCAAGAGTCTGAACAATCGTCTCGAACAGACGACAGCACAGATCGACAAGGCTGAGAAATCAAAAACTGAGTTGATGGCAATTGCCGCGAAGCATCCGGACGGTGTCATTCTCTCAGGTGGATTATTGACGCTTGCCGGTCGTCGTTCTTACTATTTATATGGTGCGTCGTCAAATGAGTATCGTGAGTTCATGCCGAATCACTTGATGCAGTGGACGATGATGCAGTATGCCAAAGCACACGGCGCCGTATCGTATGATTTTGGTGGCGTCAGTGGATCGACGGACCCGGATGATCATTATGCAGGGTTATATGCGTTTAAGTCGGGCTGGGGCAGTACGATGATTGAAAAAATTGGAGAATTTGATTACGTTCTCAACAAACCTCTGTATCTTGTGCTTGAAACAGGTCTACCGATTCTGAAGCGATTACGGAAGAAGTTCCGCCGCTAA
- a CDS encoding M16 family metallopeptidase translates to MVERIQLQNGVRIIIERMPSARSVATGIFIKAGSRTETLEEHGISHLIEHMVFKGTEQFSAKEIAVYFDRLGGNINAFTSKDQTCYYVKTLDEHAATAFDVLADMFLDSTFDEEELEKEKRVVIEEIKMYEDTPDDLVHELLAIAAYGEDVMARPILGTEESVLKINRQMITEYMKQAYAPDQIVISIAGHVSDALVEQVKERFSVMTPSETSRPIQLPQLKNDVIRKEKDTEQVHLCYNFRAIDSTDDRLPGLALLNNAFGATMSSRLFQSIREERGLAYSVFSYYTTFDDHGTFTIYVGTSHETLKEVEDVLEAEIKLLLANGLTDKEVEDGIEQLKGSLILGNEGTSSHMNRNARNELHLEKHPTLEEVIEEVERITKEDIQGLITHIFEEPPAKAYILPEMEEETV, encoded by the coding sequence ATGGTCGAACGGATACAGCTACAAAACGGAGTACGAATCATCATCGAACGGATGCCGAGCGCGCGGAGCGTAGCAACAGGAATTTTCATCAAGGCCGGCTCACGAACAGAAACGCTTGAGGAACATGGGATCAGTCATTTAATCGAACATATGGTCTTTAAAGGGACAGAACAGTTCTCAGCGAAAGAGATTGCGGTTTACTTCGACCGACTTGGTGGAAATATTAATGCATTCACAAGTAAGGATCAAACGTGTTATTACGTTAAGACGTTAGACGAACATGCGGCGACGGCATTTGATGTCCTAGCGGATATGTTCCTCGACTCGACGTTCGACGAAGAAGAACTCGAAAAAGAGAAACGGGTCGTCATCGAAGAAATCAAGATGTACGAAGATACACCAGATGATCTCGTCCATGAACTGCTCGCGATCGCAGCCTATGGCGAGGATGTCATGGCACGTCCCATCCTTGGGACAGAAGAGAGTGTTCTTAAAATCAATCGGCAGATGATTACGGAATACATGAAACAGGCGTATGCACCGGACCAAATCGTCATCTCGATTGCTGGTCATGTATCGGATGCTTTAGTGGAACAAGTGAAGGAACGGTTCAGTGTCATGACACCGAGTGAAACATCGCGTCCGATTCAGCTTCCTCAACTAAAAAATGATGTAATCCGGAAGGAAAAGGATACAGAACAGGTCCATCTTTGTTATAATTTCCGTGCAATCGATTCTACGGACGATCGTTTACCGGGACTTGCATTATTGAATAATGCCTTTGGAGCGACGATGTCTAGCCGCTTGTTCCAATCCATTCGTGAAGAACGCGGACTGGCGTACTCTGTCTTTTCGTACTACACGACATTTGACGACCATGGGACGTTCACGATTTACGTCGGTACTTCACACGAAACACTGAAGGAAGTCGAAGATGTCTTAGAAGCAGAAATCAAACTGTTGCTTGCGAATGGTTTGACGGATAAAGAAGTTGAAGATGGCATCGAGCAACTGAAAGGTTCACTCATTCTCGGGAATGAAGGAACATCAAGTCACATGAACCGAAATGCACGAAATGAACTCCATCTGGAAAAACATCCGACGTTAGAAGAAGTCATCGAAGAGGTGGAGCGCATCACTAAAGAAGATATTCAAGGATTGATCACACATATCTTCGAAGAACCACCAGCAAAAGCGTACATCTTACCGGAAATGGAAGAAGAAACCGTGTGA
- the rbfA gene encoding 30S ribosome-binding factor RbfA, whose product MSVRSNRVAEQVRKEITQMLIKDVNDPRVKAITVTGVEVTGDLQQATIFYSVLGDEKVREEARIGLEKSKGFMRKEIGSRIRLRKTPELMFEIDTSVEYGSRIDELLRNLNKD is encoded by the coding sequence ATGAGTGTACGTTCAAATCGTGTTGCAGAACAAGTTCGTAAAGAGATTACGCAAATGCTCATCAAAGACGTCAATGATCCCCGTGTCAAAGCGATTACCGTAACAGGTGTCGAAGTGACGGGTGATTTACAGCAAGCAACGATTTTTTATTCAGTGCTTGGTGACGAGAAAGTACGCGAAGAGGCACGGATCGGTCTTGAAAAATCAAAAGGATTCATGCGTAAAGAAATTGGATCACGCATCCGGTTACGCAAAACTCCTGAATTGATGTTCGAGATTGATACATCGGTCGAGTATGGATCGCGGATTGATGAGTTGCTCCGGAACTTGAACAAGGATTGA
- a CDS encoding UDP-N-acetylmuramoyl-L-alanyl-D-glutamate--2,6-diaminopimelate ligase: MNLAELIEAIQIQKIERMVDAEVVSLTTDSRDVKPGTLFVAIKGYTVDGHDYARQAESSGAIAIIAEHALDVTIPVILVRSTTRAIAELAGKFYDYPSEKMRMIGITGTNGKTTTTTIVRDVLARLGRKTGIIGTVEVKIGDRVVPSRNTTPQSSELQAFFHQMYQEGVEDVIMEVSSHGLELGRVTGADFDVAGFTNLTHDHLDFHKTFENYARAKGLLFAQLGQRLSDEKVAVLNADDATSELFEMMTGARVLTYGIDQPADLQARNITQTLQETTFTMDYQEESIELTVQFIGRFNVYNLLLATGILLSLGYRLPEISNAITQIQPAQGRMQRLPIDGYNVYVDYAHTPDGIEQCLKALVDVPKEKIIFLIGTGGNRDVTKRPMMGQLASTYAGTVIVTTDDPRFESYESITSGIASGMLHDQFVEIGDRVEAVRYAASLARPDNIVILAGKGHEKYQIIGDEKTPLDEEQIVKEMIRQLEEKQ; the protein is encoded by the coding sequence TTGAATTTAGCTGAATTAATCGAAGCCATCCAAATTCAAAAAATTGAACGGATGGTAGATGCGGAAGTCGTCTCTTTGACGACAGATTCACGTGACGTGAAGCCTGGGACATTATTTGTCGCGATTAAAGGATATACAGTAGATGGACACGATTACGCTCGACAGGCGGAATCGAGCGGAGCAATTGCAATCATCGCTGAACACGCGCTCGATGTGACGATTCCTGTCATTCTTGTCAGAAGTACGACGCGGGCAATCGCTGAACTTGCAGGGAAATTCTATGATTATCCTTCCGAAAAAATGCGGATGATTGGCATTACAGGAACAAACGGAAAAACGACGACGACGACGATTGTTCGTGACGTCTTGGCACGTCTAGGACGCAAGACAGGAATTATTGGGACCGTCGAAGTGAAGATTGGTGACCGTGTCGTTCCAAGTCGGAATACGACGCCACAAAGCTCGGAACTGCAAGCATTTTTCCATCAGATGTACCAAGAGGGCGTTGAAGACGTCATTATGGAAGTATCGTCGCATGGATTAGAGCTAGGACGTGTCACGGGCGCGGATTTTGATGTGGCAGGATTTACGAACTTAACGCATGATCATCTCGATTTCCATAAGACGTTCGAAAACTACGCCCGCGCAAAAGGGTTATTGTTTGCACAACTCGGACAGCGCCTATCGGATGAGAAGGTAGCCGTTTTGAATGCAGACGATGCGACAAGTGAATTGTTTGAGATGATGACGGGTGCGCGCGTGTTAACATATGGCATTGATCAGCCCGCGGATTTGCAGGCACGCAACATTACGCAGACCCTTCAAGAGACGACATTTACGATGGATTATCAAGAAGAGTCGATTGAATTGACGGTCCAATTCATTGGTCGTTTTAACGTCTATAACTTGTTGCTCGCAACAGGTATCTTATTATCACTCGGCTATCGTTTACCTGAGATTTCGAACGCGATCACTCAGATTCAGCCAGCCCAAGGACGGATGCAACGTTTACCGATTGACGGGTATAATGTCTATGTCGATTACGCCCATACACCAGATGGAATCGAGCAATGTCTGAAGGCTCTCGTCGATGTCCCGAAAGAGAAGATTATTTTCTTGATTGGAACAGGTGGAAATCGGGATGTGACGAAACGTCCGATGATGGGACAACTGGCATCGACCTATGCCGGGACGGTCATCGTCACGACGGATGATCCGCGCTTTGAGTCTTATGAGTCGATCACATCAGGGATTGCGTCAGGGATGCTTCATGACCAATTCGTCGAAATTGGCGATCGTGTCGAAGCCGTTCGATATGCAGCAAGTCTTGCACGTCCCGATAATATCGTCATTCTCGCAGGAAAAGGGCATGAAAAATATCAAATCATTGGTGACGAAAAAACACCACTCGACGAAGAACAAATCGTCAAAGAGATGATACGCCAATTGGAGGAAAAGCAGTGA
- the truB gene encoding tRNA pseudouridine(55) synthase TruB — protein sequence MEPIGVLPLDKPAGMTSHDCVFKLRRLFQTKKVGHTGTLDPEVTGVLPICLGRATKLARFITDEGKRYVAEVTLGFSTTTEDAHGETVETTGVPQGAVTEAELDAVLRQLTGQIEQTPPYYSAVKVNGRKLYEYARKGIEVERPTRVVTIHDLKRTSPLTFDHNTCRFQMEIACGKGTYIRTLAVQIGEQLGYAAHMSHLRRTESGAIREGDTVTLATLEDCQTVEERMAYVLPIEQVIQKWPRMTIDAETAARVLNGAKLASIPDEFELFTVYNEEDVPLAIYRRDPEINMGRVEVMLQID from the coding sequence ATGGAACCGATTGGTGTACTACCGTTAGACAAACCAGCGGGTATGACGAGTCACGATTGTGTATTTAAATTACGTCGTTTGTTTCAAACAAAGAAAGTCGGACATACCGGCACGCTTGATCCTGAAGTCACAGGCGTCTTACCGATATGTTTAGGACGGGCGACGAAACTCGCGCGGTTCATCACGGATGAAGGAAAACGGTATGTAGCGGAAGTGACGCTTGGTTTTTCGACGACGACAGAAGATGCCCATGGGGAAACGGTCGAGACGACCGGAGTGCCGCAAGGGGCAGTGACAGAAGCAGAACTGGATGCGGTCCTTCGGCAATTGACAGGGCAAATTGAACAGACCCCGCCGTACTACTCTGCCGTTAAAGTTAATGGAAGAAAGCTATACGAATATGCACGAAAAGGCATCGAAGTCGAGCGACCAACGCGCGTCGTTACGATTCACGACTTGAAACGAACGTCTCCTTTGACGTTCGATCACAACACGTGTCGCTTTCAAATGGAGATTGCCTGCGGAAAAGGGACCTATATCCGGACTCTTGCCGTGCAAATCGGGGAACAACTGGGCTACGCGGCGCATATGAGCCACTTACGCCGGACGGAGTCGGGCGCAATCCGTGAGGGTGACACCGTGACGCTTGCGACACTCGAGGACTGCCAGACGGTCGAGGAGCGGATGGCGTACGTTTTACCAATTGAACAAGTCATTCAAAAGTGGCCACGGATGACGATTGACGCTGAAACGGCAGCCCGGGTCTTAAACGGAGCAAAGCTTGCAAGCATTCCGGATGAATTCGAACTGTTTACTGTCTATAATGAAGAGGACGTACCGTTAGCGATTTATCGCCGAGACCCTGAAATCAATATGGGGCGTGTCGAGGTCATGTTACAAATCGATTAA